Proteins from a genomic interval of Candidatus Borkfalkia ceftriaxoniphila:
- a CDS encoding TA system antitoxin ParD family protein: MEENKNAKKQIPLRISAQLYDELSRWADDEYRSINGQIEYLLHECVKTRRKKNISDE; the protein is encoded by the coding sequence ATGGAGGAGAACAAAAACGCAAAAAAACAAATACCGCTGCGGATCTCCGCGCAGTTATACGATGAGTTGTCGCGCTGGGCCGACGACGAATATCGTTCGATCAACGGGCAGATCGAGTATTTGTTGCACGAGTGCGTGAAAACCCGAAGAAAGAAAAACATATCCGACGAATAA
- a CDS encoding SPFH domain-containing protein, whose translation MEKQIDEKVLQAKSGWLMLFISLIMVAGGIALFAFGVQREGAVSVVLAIGGAILVVLALVFINGMKVVGPNEALVLTLFGKYYGTLKHEGFFWINPFCSAVNPAAGQITVGGKKLSLKAMTLNNDKQKVNDEEGNPIEIGVVVIWKITNTARAVFCVDNYVSYISTQCDAAIRQVARQYPYDVASDGDEKSLRGSSQEIAEILKKELQGRVEMAGIEIMEARIAHLAYAPEIAAAMLQRQQASAIIAARQKIVDGAVGMVEMALRKLSENGVVELDEERKAAMVSNLLVVLCGNKDAQPIVNSGSIY comes from the coding sequence ATGGAAAAACAGATCGATGAAAAAGTTTTGCAGGCAAAGAGCGGTTGGCTGATGCTTTTCATCAGCCTGATCATGGTCGCAGGCGGCATCGCGTTGTTCGCGTTCGGCGTGCAGAGAGAGGGCGCGGTCAGCGTCGTCCTTGCAATCGGCGGCGCGATTCTTGTCGTACTGGCGCTCGTTTTTATCAACGGCATGAAAGTCGTGGGGCCCAACGAGGCTCTCGTTCTGACCTTGTTCGGCAAATACTACGGGACCTTGAAACACGAAGGTTTTTTCTGGATCAATCCCTTTTGTTCCGCGGTCAACCCCGCGGCGGGACAGATCACCGTGGGCGGCAAAAAATTATCGCTGAAAGCGATGACGTTGAATAACGACAAACAAAAAGTCAACGACGAAGAGGGAAACCCCATCGAGATCGGCGTGGTCGTTATCTGGAAAATCACGAACACCGCCCGTGCGGTATTCTGCGTGGATAATTACGTATCTTATATTTCCACGCAGTGCGACGCGGCGATCCGTCAGGTCGCGCGCCAATATCCTTACGACGTGGCGTCGGACGGGGATGAAAAGTCGCTTCGCGGCTCTTCGCAGGAGATCGCGGAGATTCTGAAAAAAGAATTGCAGGGACGCGTGGAAATGGCGGGCATCGAGATCATGGAAGCGCGCATCGCGCACCTTGCGTATGCGCCCGAGATCGCGGCTGCCATGTTGCAGCGCCAGCAGGCGTCGGCGATCATAGCCGCGCGCCAGAAGATCGTGGACGGCGCGGTGGGAATGGTAGAAATGGCGCTCCGCAAACTCAGCGAAAACGGCGTCGTGGAATTGGACGAAGAAAGAAAGGCCGCCATGGTTTCCAATCTTTTGGTCGTGCTCTGCGGAAATAAGGACGCCCAGCCCATCGTGAACAGCGGTTCTATTTACTAA